A single region of the Anomaloglossus baeobatrachus isolate aAnoBae1 chromosome 2, aAnoBae1.hap1, whole genome shotgun sequence genome encodes:
- the LOC142289207 gene encoding olfactory receptor class A-like protein 1, with protein MDPRVILKASGFLFLMVVGIPGNVFILIQFICLKIIEKKLLPANFMLVVLALANLLVLFSRVLPQSMEALGLSNLLSDTECMLIIYTYRVSRAMCIAITSLLSCHQCILIAPNSSVWFFLKHKVSHNMYTIISIVWLMILIMYPYSMSISRAKGNFTTSPFTLHVVFCNIDFKNYFSYILNGAFMASRDFIFVGLMTMASGYIVYLLINHERTVREIRSADKRKRKSVEYKASRSVIILVALYVILFGLDNSMWIYTLTMSNVSPDMNNARIMLACSYSALSPLVIIATNQKLQQRVRCRSKNRSVLWTSQNSSISNLKT; from the coding sequence ATGGATCCTCGTGTCATTCTTAAAGCTTCAGGCTTTCTTTTTCTGATGGTTGTTGGTATACCGGGGAATGTCTTCATCTTGATTCAATTTATTTGCCTGAAGATCATAGAAAAGAAGCTTCTTCCGGCAAATTTCATGCTGGTTGTTTTGGCTCTGGCAAATCTTCTTGTTCTCTTTTCTCGGGTTTTACCTCAGTCTATGGAGGCACTTGGACTCAGTAATTTACTTAGCGATACAGAGTGTATGCtaataatatatacatacagagtgagcagagccatgtgtATCGCCATCACCAGTTTGTTAAGTTGCCACCAGTGCATTCTTATTGCCCCAAACTCTAGTGTATGGTTTTTCCTGAAGCATAAGGTTTCCCATAACATGTATACTATCATATCCATTGTATGGCTTATGATTCTCATAATGTACCCATACAGCATGTCTATATCACGAGCTAAAGGGAATTTCACAACGTCTCCATTCACACTTCATGTGGTTTTCTGCAACATtgattttaaaaattatttctccTATATTCTAAACGGGGCTTTTATGGCCTCGAGAGATTTCATTTTTGTGGGGCTAATGACAATGGCGAGTGGCTACATAGTATATCTATTGATAAACCATGAGAGAACTGTAAGAGAAATTAGAAGCGCAGACAAAAGGAAAAGGAAATCAGTGGAATACAAAGCTTCACGATCAGTCATCATACTTGTTGCTTTATATGTTATCCTTTTTGGTCTGGATAACTCCATGTGGATTTACACATTGACTATGTCTAATGTAAGTCCTGATATGAATAATGCCAGGATAATGCTTGCTTGTTCTTATTCTGCCCTCAGTCCCTTAGTCATTATTGCTACCAACCAAAAACTGCAACAAAGGGTTAGATGTAGGTCCAAAAATAGATCAGTTCTTTGGACTTCTCAAAACAGCTCAATAAGTAATTTAAAGACATAA